The Brassica oleracea var. oleracea cultivar TO1000 chromosome C6, BOL, whole genome shotgun sequence genome includes a region encoding these proteins:
- the LOC106297496 gene encoding LOW QUALITY PROTEIN: IST1 homolog (The sequence of the model RefSeq protein was modified relative to this genomic sequence to represent the inferred CDS: inserted 1 base in 1 codon; deleted 2 bases in 2 codons; substituted 1 base at 1 genomic stop codon), giving the protein MLLKLLIPRIKLIQNRREAKIKQMRREIAKLLETGQEATTRIRVENIIREEKMMAAQEILELFCELIAVGLPIIEAQRECPDLDLKEAISSVYFAAPRCSDLTELQXGSYGKEFVAAASELKPDSGVNRKLVELLFVHAYSPXSKLKLLKEIAQEHQLHWDPASTETDLFKSHEDLIDGPKQFGGGSKLPLWEEQDKGPRLTMLPLSRPEEPSDSESEYESLEFPEILNVLLRPTPGATPENAPEAVKPATYEHTSPDMPFDSENAGDEKLAFIRDEHPAISSTTVVEVQQSSPFVSSQYVTESEKRDSCSPPSACVVGPLSTEESGASRDLPRKISDMDLQDVLTAAQAAADSADRAAAAARSAASLAQLRISELTNKTADQYPESPTENPFHSNQPLHTRENPQFDHQNSSASNYGDLTDFQMSDSSAFFSHEQNNHQAERLPSIENTQFDHQNSSVSCYGDLSELQRPETSSFERRSPDQDHQQMRLPSMEDDPYYSYPNLFTSQNPDCSLGSPSFSDKAESAHGS; this is encoded by the exons ATGTTGCTAAAGTTATTGATCCCTCGGATAAAGCTAATCCAGAACAGAAGAGAAGCGAAGATTAAACAAATGCGCCGCGAAATTGCAAAGCTTCTCGAGACTGGTCAAGAAGCAACTACTCGAATTCGT GTTGAAAATATTATAAGGGAAGAGAAGATGATGGCTGCTCAAGAGATCCTTGAGCTCTTCTGTGAGCTCATTGCTGTTGGTCTTCCTATTATTGAGGCTCAAAG GGAATGTCCT GATTTAGATCTAAAAGAAGCTATCTCAAGTGTATATTTCGCTGCGCCAAGGTGCTCTGACTTGACAGAGCTGC TAGGTTCATATGGAAAGGAATTCGTTGCAGCTGCATCCGAGCTCAAGCCCGATTCTGGTGTCAACCGTAAG TTGGTGGAGCTG CTGTTTGTGCATGCATATTCCCCATAATCTAAACTGAAACTTCTCAAGGAAATTGCACAAGAACATCAACTTCATTGGGACCCTGCTTCTACAGAAACTGATCTCTTCAAATCGCATGAAGATCTTATT GATGGACCAAAGCAATTTGGTGGGGGCTCTAAGTTGCCTTTATGGGAGGAACAAGATAAAGGGCCACGTTTGACAATGCTACCTCTTTCACGTCCAGAGGAACCATCTGATTCTGAATCCGAGTATGAAAGTTTGGAATTTCCTGAGATTCTCAATGTCTTGTTGCGGCCGACTCCTGGCGCTACCCCTGAAAATGCACCGGAGGCTGTGAAACCTGCCACATATGAACATACCTCTCCTGACATGCCCTTTGATTCAGAAAATGCAGGAGACGAAAAGTTGGCTTTCATAAGAGATGAACATCCTGCAATATCAAGTACCACTGTCGTGGAAGTCCAACAATCTTCACCCTTTGTTTCTTCACAGTATGTGACGGAATCTGAGAAACGGGACAGTTGTTCTCCACCATCTGCATGTGTAGTAGGACCCTTATCTACAGAAGAGAGTGGTGCTTCAAGGGATCTTCCAAGGAAAATATCCGATATGGACTTGCAGGATGTCCTAACAGCTGCTCAAGCTGCCGCTGACTCAGCAGACCGTGCAGCAGCAGCAGCTCGTTCAGCTGCAAGTCTTGCGCAACTCAGGATCAGTGAGCTCACCAATAAGACAGCCGACCAGTATCCAGAAAGTCCGACCGAGAACCCTTTCCATTCAAACCAACCACTACATACAAGGGAAAACCCGCAATTTGATCATCAGAATTCTTCTGCCAGCAACTATGGAGATCTTACAGACTTCCAAATGAGTGACTCTTCAGCATTTTTCAGTCATGAGCAGAACAACCACCAAGCAGAGAGACTCCCTTCAATTGAAAACACACAGTTTGATCATCAGAACTCATCAGTCAGCTGCTATGGCGATCTTTCAGAGCTACAAAGACCAGAGACCTCATCGTTTGAGAGACGCAGCCCTGACCAGGACCACCAGCAGATGAGACTACCTTCCATGGAAGACGATCCCTATTACTCATACCCTAATCTCTTCACATCGCAGAATCCTGACTGCTCACTTGGCTCTCCTTCATTTTCAGACAAAGCAGAATCTGCCCATGGTTCTTAA